The Mucilaginibacter sp. PAMB04168 genome contains the following window.
TAACGTTCAACCTGTTAACAGTTAATGTACAGTATAATCTTATCCGGTTAAGGCAGTTACAAGGTGTGCTGCTTGCGTAATGGAATACTTAAATTTTAGAAGGATAAATGGATAGTTTTGAATTAACAACAATTACGGATGAAATGCAATCATCCATTACACACATGGCCCAAATGCGTAATGCCTTAATTGCTTTTACTAAAGAAGTATTGGTTAAGGATCAGGATTATGGCGTGGTGCCCGGTGTGCAAAAACCAACATTGCTAAAACCCGGCGCCGAAAAGCTGATGAATTTATACGGCTTATCGGTTGAGTTTGAGTGCACTGATAAAGTACTGGATATACAATCGAAATTTATAGCGTATACCTACAAGGCTACCGCAAAGAATAGGGATGGCCGTATTGTAACCCAGTGCGAAGGTTCGGTAAATAGCTTTGAGCCAAAATACCGCTATGTATGGTTAGAGAAAGCCAAACCAGTTCAGGCTACTCAAGATAAGTTGAAGGCCGAGGGAAATGGTAAGTTTCGTAAAGGAGCCACCGGCTGGATCTGGGTGGAGCGTACCGAGAACCCGGATTTACTTGGCCTGCAAAACACCATGCAAAAGATGGCGCAAAAGCGTGCCTTTGTGGGGGCGATACTTTTGGCCACCAATGCATCTGAGTTTTTTACCCAGGATGTGGAAGACATGGGCTTTATTGATGTAGAAGCTACGGTTGTAGAACCGGCAACAGAGCAGAAAGCCGCAGTTAAACCGGTTAAAGAAGGAAAGGGTATGGTGCCGCCACGTGAGGCTAAACCATCAGAGTTAAAGGAAGAGAAAAAAGCTGCTAAGCCGAAGGTGCAAGCTAAGGCGGAGCCTGTTAAATCCAGCATTCCGGATGATACCCGCTCAGCTATACAGGAAGCCAAGGATGTGGCCGCTTTATATCTAATACATAAAACTAACGTTGCTCTGCAGGGCGATGAGCAGTTCATAAAGCTGTTATCAACCAAAAAGGCAGAGATTAGAAAAGGAGTAGCTGCTTAAATGAGAAATACATTAGCCATGCAGTTGCCTGCCTGCGAAGCGGTAACCCTGTTTACCGGTAAAGATCTGGCTCCTGAGAGCCTCATTAAACTGGACAGGGCTACTATTGCCCGCATTGTGAATGATACGGAACAGCTTATAGCCGATGGCGAGCTGGATAGTGTGCGCATGCTGGTATTAGCCAAAAAAGGGCAGGAACTGTTTAATAGTTTAGAAAAAAAGGTTCGCCGTTATGCCGAAGAGCATGCCCGCGTGCCCAAGCATGATAAGCTGCGGCTTTATGATGCGGAGATAATTGAAAAGGAAACAGGAGTGAGCTATGACTACTCAGTTTGCAATGACGTGACCTGGAACGAGCTGCACGATTTGCAAGCCGAAGTTGTACAAAAGCTTAAAGCGCGTGAGGCGTACCTAAAGACTGTTAATACACCAACCATAAGCGTTGATAGTTATACAGGCGAGATATGGGAAGTGAAACCACCATTGCGCACCGCTAAACAAGGGTTAAACGTAAGCTTAAAATAATTAACTCTATATATATTCCTATAGCCTGCTCTTGTAAAGGAGCAGGCTTATTTTTTGCAGTAGAAAAATGAAAAAGGTTACTTAAAGCTTAATACAATTCCTCCTCGGGTTGTACAAGTGGTATGCAGAACCAAAACGTTGAACCCTCACCTTCCACGCTGTCAACCCCAATTTTGCCGTTATGCCGGTTAATTATCTCAGCAGTGATGTACAAGCCTAAACCCAATCCCGAAAACTTTTGTGATGATTCCTGAACCCTGAAAAAGCGGTCGAACACCATGTCCTTCTTTTCGGGAGGGATGCCAATGCCAAAGTCCTGCACCGATAGCTTGAGCATGTTGTTGTCGGTAACTTCTTTAGTTACAATGATCTCTTTAGAGTCTGGGGAGTATTTTACGGCGTTAGACATAAAGTTGCTCAGCACCTGCTCCAAGCGGTGCCTGTCTGCATAAATCTGAACGTTTGTGCTGCCGCTTAGGATGAATTTGTGCGACGGCGTGTGCGATTGTGTATCTTCCATGCACTCGCGTATCATTTCGCCGGCGTTGAACCAGCTATAATTGAAACGCATTTTACCGGCATGTATACGAGTAACATCCAATAGGTCATCAACCAAAGCTGTAAGTTTACCTGTTTGTTTACTGGCCTTTTCAATAAATGGGAAGATTTTCTTTACTGCATTTTCCTGGTCGGCAAGGCGTTGTACTATTTGCAACGAGCCCTTTAAACTGGTAATAGGAGTTTTAAGTTCATGACTGGCAATGCTCATAAACTCGTCCTTGCGTTGCATAAGCTCTTTGGTGGCCTGCTGGGCCTTTACCAGGTCTGTTACCTCAAATCCAAAAAATGCAATGCCATCCACATCGCCATTATCATTGTAAACCGGGGTAAATAAAAAGTCGAGCCAGGTGTCTACCAGTTGTCCGCTTATAGGATCGATACGCTTAACATTCAAAGCTTTGCCAACTTTGGTCTGGCCGTTTTTTAATATTTTGCTATCGCCGGCATAAAGCTGTGTGCTCGCAAAATCAATATGTGCTTCGCGGGTGGTTTTACCTATAAAGCTATTGCGGTTATAAAAGTCGTTAAATGCCTTATTGGTAAATTCGTAACGCAACTCGGCTCCCCGGCGTATGCTAATGAGCGCAGGAGCATTCATGAAAATGCTGTAAAATTCATCCTGCTGCTTTTTAATAAAGCCTTGTAGCTCCAGCCTGTTCTTTTCTACTTCTTTTTGTTTCGACAGATCGATTACATAGGTTACTGCATTGGCCAAATTATCATCATCCAACCGCGCCGAACCCATCAAAACTGGTACGCGCGTGCCATCCTTACGAAAGTATTCTTTTTCAAACGGAGGGCAAAAACCATCCTTTTTTAACTGGTTAACTGCTTTATTGCTCACACCCATGTACTCAACCGGGGTAAGTTTGTCCCAATTAACCTGGCCATTGTGTACTTCTTCGGCTGTATAACCAATCATCTGTAAGAATGCATCGTTGGCATCAATAATATTACCGGAGAAATCGGTAAAGAGCATGCCTATCATATTCGATTCAAAAATCTTTTTGAACCTGTTCTCACTGCTGCTTACCCGTTTTTCGGCTTCGGTTATGCGGCTTATGTCTACAATAGAACCTACCATGCGGTATGGTGTACCGTAGTCATCATGTAATATGCTGCCACGATCCAGTATCATGGTATAAGTGCCATCGGCCTTTAAAAAACGGTATTCGGCTAACCAGTTATTTTTACCGTTATTAATAGCGTCATGCACACTTTGCTCTACGCGTTGGCGGTCATCGGCATGTATTTTACTAAACCAGTAGTTTATTTTGTTGGTATCATCATTATTATGATAACCAAACATGGCTGTAAAGTTGTCGCTGCGCCACATCACATTAGATGCCAGGTCCCAATCCCAAATGGTATCGTTAGTAGCTTGAGAAACCAGTTTAAAACGTTCTTCGCTTTGTGATAAGCGCAGGGTTCTTTCCTTAATTTTATCTTCAAGCTCGTTGTTTAAAGATTTTAGGTTTTCACGGGCGCTGATCAGCTCGTTATAATTCTTTTTAAGTTTTTGCTCGTTTAGTTTGCGCTCGGTTATATTTGTATAGGTTACGGCAAAGCCATCTACAATTTTAGTAGCCATAACCAGGTACCAGCCCTTGTTGTCAAAGTTTACTTCAGTTTGAAGGTTGGTGTCGGTGTCTACTACTGATTTAAACTTATCTAATAAGTTGTGCTGCAACAGCTCTGGTAAGTTTTTAACCAGCAAGGCGTGTTTTAATTCAACCTCGGGCCTGCTTAATAATTGCGATGCCATTTTATTGGCCGTAACGCATTCAAAGTCGGTGATTTCACCTTGCGTATTGCGTACAGCATTAAATACCAATACAGCACTTAAGCTGGTACTAAATACACCCGAAACAATATTACTCAGCTCGGTAACCGTGCTAATGTCAACAAAAGTGATAACCACACCGTCCTTTTGCCTGTCCTTGCGTATGTAAGGTAAAATACGCATTAAGCAATGCTGGCCGCTTTTTAGCTCTATCTCTTTTTCAATAACCAGATCATGGTGGCGCTGTACCCGGTTAATATCCTCTGCAAAATTATCGTATTTAATGTTGTTCGAAATATGGCTGATCGGTCGGCCTATATCGGCCTCTATCAGATTAACCATATTTACAGCGGCAGGGTTAAACTTTCGTATATGCGAATTTACATCAACAAAAATTTGTCCGATGTCAACACTTTTAAAGTAGTTGTTCAGGTCATCATTTAAGTCAATAAGTTCCTTTATTTTAAGCTGGTGCTCTGTATTTAATGTGTGCAACTCCTCATTCAACGATTGTAGCTCCTCGTTGCTCGACTGTAATTCCTCATTTGCCGAAAGTAATTCCTCGTTACTGGATTGAAGCTCCTCATTGGTTGTCTCCATTTCCTCAACCGCCATTTGCAAGTTGCTGCGCACCTCGTT
Protein-coding sequences here:
- a CDS encoding chemotaxis protein CheB, which encodes MSKKEFLKGNFAGATEGYVVAIGASAGGLEAIHEFFDHMPGNSSFSFIIVQHLSSDYKSLLVELVSKHTHMKVFEATENMSLQPDCVYIIPNNKLMTISHSRLKLAEKNHDKAPNTAIDNFLFSLAHDKQEKAIAIILSGTGTDGTKGIEAIKECGGMVIVQDPETARFDGMPKSAITSGNADAITSPARMHEELFAYARQEPLKIFENGKIDDALLSELFQLVHQQSGHDFNLYKTPTIIRRIARRMNFNGIFKLEDYVKLLRENDEEAKDLGKDFLIGVTKFFRDKAAFDILASKVIPEIIDAKEDGDLLKVWICACSTGEEAYSVAILIDRYLQKTGKELEVKIFASDIDEASLEVASHNLYPEAIAKEIDPEILEHYFIKDGKHYSVLPNIRKQIVFARHNVTKAPPFIKNDLICCRNMLIYMNVLLQQKVLSTFHFSLNQRGYLFLGSSETASNIKDGLSEISSKWKIYRKTGPIGHIQPNSYYTSSGTTSISQQLKKTAPQGTKKSIDDVFKDFLTDDLGYVGVFIDKNHEIKETIGDFKKYLSLPDKKLELNILKMVPRELSFMLNTAIRKVWQDNEKASLKRIRIKRNQEDVFVNISINPPVQNSAKPLTLIVFNEVQVELDAKDDITTPIVDHSEQHSDYVMELESELNEVRSNLQMAVEEMETTNEELQSSNEELLSANEELQSSNEELQSLNEELHTLNTEHQLKIKELIDLNDDLNNYFKSVDIGQIFVDVNSHIRKFNPAAVNMVNLIEADIGRPISHISNNIKYDNFAEDINRVQRHHDLVIEKEIELKSGQHCLMRILPYIRKDRQKDGVVITFVDISTVTELSNIVSGVFSTSLSAVLVFNAVRNTQGEITDFECVTANKMASQLLSRPEVELKHALLVKNLPELLQHNLLDKFKSVVDTDTNLQTEVNFDNKGWYLVMATKIVDGFAVTYTNITERKLNEQKLKKNYNELISARENLKSLNNELEDKIKERTLRLSQSEERFKLVSQATNDTIWDWDLASNVMWRSDNFTAMFGYHNNDDTNKINYWFSKIHADDRQRVEQSVHDAINNGKNNWLAEYRFLKADGTYTMILDRGSILHDDYGTPYRMVGSIVDISRITEAEKRVSSSENRFKKIFESNMIGMLFTDFSGNIIDANDAFLQMIGYTAEEVHNGQVNWDKLTPVEYMGVSNKAVNQLKKDGFCPPFEKEYFRKDGTRVPVLMGSARLDDDNLANAVTYVIDLSKQKEVEKNRLELQGFIKKQQDEFYSIFMNAPALISIRRGAELRYEFTNKAFNDFYNRNSFIGKTTREAHIDFASTQLYAGDSKILKNGQTKVGKALNVKRIDPISGQLVDTWLDFLFTPVYNDNGDVDGIAFFGFEVTDLVKAQQATKELMQRKDEFMSIASHELKTPITSLKGSLQIVQRLADQENAVKKIFPFIEKASKQTGKLTALVDDLLDVTRIHAGKMRFNYSWFNAGEMIRECMEDTQSHTPSHKFILSGSTNVQIYADRHRLEQVLSNFMSNAVKYSPDSKEIIVTKEVTDNNMLKLSVQDFGIGIPPEKKDMVFDRFFRVQESSQKFSGLGLGLYITAEIINRHNGKIGVDSVEGEGSTFWFCIPLVQPEEELY